One genomic region from Lycorma delicatula isolate Av1 chromosome 9, ASM4794821v1, whole genome shotgun sequence encodes:
- the LOC142330068 gene encoding uncharacterized protein LOC142330068, producing the protein MLHIPMNYIQSLYGGYSRPAEHNTKLQPTTSQKLDGEHIYNAKEINTNQKINDNSIKKGTTANKLISNSSTEDVTFVPNNNKYYNNNNNPTFTKIDDSITTTPATVSNSDKNVTSLLPYSQLTSRPNIEKQESSTISSTKPSYAFSTSQSSVAPNSDTMSSNTSNQTTKNNHTSTPSDENLSHKQSNPTKTSEDPKADDGNSITEVLNYPSQKTRSDGFDYDSGLEDTTENSDDIDQNTNNNTVANTEISTSLPAVYQSEKNKTPLPTLSLPNTKAYNKSKEILDKDPHNNSLTNAVAESNKPEEIKTEKTNEGKKIGIQIKKSSEASTTENLKFDNEQSTSNPYKITTNQNNKIKLEANGSSIIYCPGHRWFNANISSGELEYYEQK; encoded by the exons aTGCTTCATATTCCCATGAACTACATTCAAAGCTTATACG GTGGGTACAGTAGACCAGCAGAACATAATACTAAATTACAACCAACTACCAGTCAAAAACTTGATGGTGAACATATCTATAATGCAAAAGAAATTAACACAAATCAAAAAATCAatgataatagtattaaaaaaggtACCACAGcaaataaactgatttctaaTAGTTCAACTGAAGATGTAACTTTTgtgcctaataataataaatattataacaataacaacaacccTACATTTACAAAGATAGATGATAGCATAACTACTACACCAgcaactgtaagtaattctgacAAAAATGTTACTTCACTCCTACCTTATTCTCAGCTTACAAGTCGTccaaatattgaaaaacaagaaTCTTCTACAATCTCCTCCACAAAACCTTCATATGCATTTTCAACTTCTCAATCATCAGTCGCGCCTAACTCAGACACCATGAGTTCTAATACCAGTAaccaaactacaaaaaataaccacacatctacaccttctgatgaaaatttatctCATAAACAATCTAATCCTACAAAAACATCAGAAGATCCTAAAGCAGATGATGGTAATTCAATTACAGAAGTTTTAAACTATCCGTCTCAAAAAACCAGAAGTGATGGATTTGATTATGATTCTGGGTTAGAAGATACCACTGAAAATAGTGATGATATAGatcaaaacacaaataataatacagttgCAAACACAGAAATTAGCACATCTCTACCAGCTGTTTATCAATCTGAGAAAAATAAAACTCCACTTCCTACGCTTTCTCTTCCAAACACTAAAGCTTATAATAAATCAAAGGAAATTTTGGATAAGGATCCACataataattctttaacaaaCGCAGTCGCTGAAAGCAATAAACCAGAGGAGATAAAGACAGAAAAAACtaatgaaggaaaaaaaattggaatccaAATCAAAAAaag ctCAGAAGCAAGtactacagaaaatttaaaatttgacaacGAACAAAGTACAAGTAATccttataaaattacaactaatcaaaataataaaattaaacttgaagCAAATGGTAGTAGCATAATTTATTGTCCAGGACACAGGTG gTTTAATGCTAACATAAGTTCGGGCGAGCTAGAATATTATGAACAAAAATGA